The genomic segment TTGTGCGCGCCGGTGTGGAGGAGGTCCTCGCGCTTGAGGTAGATTTTGGCGCCGCCAAGGTCTTCCGTCAGGCGCTTGGCAAAGTAGAGCGGCGTTGGGCGGCCGGCGAAGTCGCGGAGCAGGTCGGCGAGTTCCTGCTGGAAATCGGCGTCGGCCTTTGCGATTTCGTACTCGCGCTCCAGCTCCTGCAGGGCTGCCATCAGGGTCTCAGGCACGTAGCGGCCACCATAGATGCCGAAGCGGCCGGGGCGCGACTCCGAGGGTGCTGAGGGAAGAATGACGGATGACATGATGAGGCCTCCTGCGCGAATGACCGAAGGGGTCAATCTCCAGTCTACAGGGGCTTAATTCAGAGCACGAATCTGCGCGCGGATGGCTGCGATGCGATCTGGGATTGGGGCGGCATCAATAAAGTGCAGCTCGAATCCGAAGCTGCGGTACGTCTCCTCGTGGATCCGCTCGAAACGGAGGGACTCTTCGAAGCTGATGCGGCGGGCCGCCGTGGGCGCAATGAAGCCGAGATTGCGGAGGAAGAAGACGCTGCGTTCGAACACCGCCTCGCTGACAATCCGGTCGAGTTCGGCGGCGAGCACCGGCGGAATGGGGTAACCGAGGTAGGTCGCGAGAGCCGCCGTACAGACCACCGATCGATCGTGAAATTGAACTTCACCGGGCAGAAGCGAGGCATCGAGCTGGCGCGTTCGCTGCAGTTCGGTGATGGTTTCGATGAACTGCGGGTTCCGCCACGGTTCCTCTATGCTATTGGCGTGGGACGCCGCGATCACGTCCGTCGCGGCTTCTTCGACAACGCTGAAACCGTGGACCTCTAGTTGCCGAATGAGCGCGGTTTTGCCGCAGCCGGGAGTTCCGGTCAGGATGTAGCGGCACCCGGGCTTAGGCGGTTGCATTCTTCTTCTTTGTGATGTCGCAGAGCATGTCGGAGTGGATGTTGAGTCCGATATTGGTGATGTTGTAGACGTGCTCGCTGGCGACGAGCCACACGATCTCGCAGATCTGGCGCTCGGTAAAGTGCTGGGCGAGGCGGGCAAAGGTCGCAGGATTCACCTGCTTGTCGCGGGTTAGCTCCGTCACGTAGTCGAGGGCGGCACGGTCGGCGGCGGTGAAGAGCGGACTGGTGCGGTAATCGGCTAGCGCATCGAACTTGGCCTCATTCATGGATGCCTTGATAGCGAAGGCGCGGCCGATGTCGATGCAGAACTCGCAGACGTTCATGTGGGCGACCTGCTCGCGGACGAGCATCTGGGTTTCGGCCGGTAAAGTAAGCTTCTTGTCGAGCTTGCTGATCTTCCCGTAGAAGGCGCCGAAGGCGATCGGCAGAC from the Occallatibacter riparius genome contains:
- a CDS encoding ATP/GTP-binding protein; the encoded protein is MQPPKPGCRYILTGTPGCGKTALIRQLEVHGFSVVEEAATDVIAASHANSIEEPWRNPQFIETITELQRTRQLDASLLPGEVQFHDRSVVCTAALATYLGYPIPPVLAAELDRIVSEAVFERSVFFLRNLGFIAPTAARRISFEESLRFERIHEETYRSFGFELHFIDAAPIPDRIAAIRAQIRALN
- a CDS encoding carboxymuconolactone decarboxylase family protein, with the protein product MATFLPPIEQPKGLTMKLVYAGTRRQFGKVLTPLKVFAARLPIAFGAFYGKISKLDKKLTLPAETQMLVREQVAHMNVCEFCIDIGRAFAIKASMNEAKFDALADYRTSPLFTAADRAALDYVTELTRDKQVNPATFARLAQHFTERQICEIVWLVASEHVYNITNIGLNIHSDMLCDITKKKNATA